Part of the Flavobacteriales bacterium genome, AGAGGTTGATTCTCAACTTCAATTAAATTTCAATTCAGCATAGACTAGGGGCTTACTTTTTAAGATCGAGAGAGTAGTCCAATAAAATCAAGGCTTCTAGGACGCAAATTGCTCAATTTATATTTTTATCGGACAGTAGTGATTCGGAATCTATTTTACAATCCGAATGATGATTTTACTTTATCAACGTAATCAAGTGCTTCCCAAGTGAATAACTCAACTGTTTTCTTAAGTTCTGTGCCATCTGGAGCGTAGAATGTTTTCGTTACTGTTTCGTTCTTTCTTCCCATGTGACCGAAGGCCGCAGTTTCAGAATAGATAGGGTTTCTCAATTTCAATCGTTGTTCGATGAAATAAGGACGCATATCAAAAATTTCAGCAATCTTATCCGCGATCTCTCCATCCGTCAAGTCAACTTTAGACGTTCCATATGTATCAACGTACATTCCACATGGCTCAGCCACACCAATCGCATACGATACTTGAACCAAAATTTCATCACAAACACCTGCTGCAACCAAGTTCTTAGCTACGTGACGTGTTGCATATGCTCCTGATCTATCCACTTTAGAAGGATCTTTCCCTGAAAAAGCACCACCTCCGTGACCACCTTTCCCTCCGTAGGTATCAACAATAATCTTACGACCTGTTAATCCTGTATCTCCGTGAGGCCCACCAATTACAAAAATTCCAGTTGGATTAATATGATATATTATCTCAGCAGTAAACAGTTCTTGAAGGTTAAATGGAAGCTTCGCTTTTACTCTAGGAATAACAATGTTTATAATATCATTCTTGATTTTCACTAGCATCGCCTCTTCAGAAGCAAAATCGTCATGTTGTGTTGAAACAACAATCGTATCAATTCTTTGTGGAACGTTATCATCAGAATACTCGATAGTTACTTGAGACTTAGCGTCTGGTCGTAAATAAGGAATCAAATCTGGTTCGTTATTACGGATATGCGACATCTCTTGCAAAATTTTGTGTGCAAGATCCAACGCCAAAGGCATATAGTTTTCGGTTTCCTTAGTAGCATAACCAAACATCATTCCTTGATCCCCTGCTCCTTGATCCTCTGGATTTGAACGTTCAACTCCTTGATTGATATCTTCTGACTGATCATGAATTGCTGACAGGATTCCACATGAATTATAGTCGAACATATATTCCGACTTCGTGTATCCGATTCTTTTAATTGTCTCACGCGCAATTTTCTGAACATCTAAATAAGTGTTCGTTTTAACTTCGCCTGCCAAAACAACTTGACCAGTAGTTACCAATGTTTCACAAGCAACTTTTGACTGAGGGTCAAATGCCATGAAATTATCAATTAAAGCATCAGAAATTTGATCTGCAACTTTATCTGGATGTCCTTCTGAAACTGATTCAGACGTAAACAAATACGACATACTTTTTTTCTTTAAATTGTTAGAGAACGAAAGTAGTAAATTAATCCTAATCAATTGGGCGGCGGCATTGATGTTTTTGGAATACTTTTTGCTAAAATGAGGGCAAATAAACATTATGAAAACTACATTACTCCTTGCATTAACACTTCTTATTCTAATCTCGTGTAATAAAAACCAAAGACAAGTAATCAAAATTGACGGAAAATGGAATGTGAAATCGGCTGATATGGTCGGTCTCGGAACGATTGATCCAGATGTTATTTACGAATTTGAATATTGTAAATTAAAGAAGGATGGATTCTGTGAATTCTCAATACACAATTTTGATACGGATGATATCACTTCTGGAATTTATAG contains:
- a CDS encoding methionine adenosyltransferase; translated protein: MSYLFTSESVSEGHPDKVADQISDALIDNFMAFDPQSKVACETLVTTGQVVLAGEVKTNTYLDVQKIARETIKRIGYTKSEYMFDYNSCGILSAIHDQSEDINQGVERSNPEDQGAGDQGMMFGYATKETENYMPLALDLAHKILQEMSHIRNNEPDLIPYLRPDAKSQVTIEYSDDNVPQRIDTIVVSTQHDDFASEEAMLVKIKNDIINIVIPRVKAKLPFNLQELFTAEIIYHINPTGIFVIGGPHGDTGLTGRKIIVDTYGGKGGHGGGAFSGKDPSKVDRSGAYATRHVAKNLVAAGVCDEILVQVSYAIGVAEPCGMYVDTYGTSKVDLTDGEIADKIAEIFDMRPYFIEQRLKLRNPIYSETAAFGHMGRKNETVTKTFYAPDGTELKKTVELFTWEALDYVDKVKSSFGL